The Sinomicrobium kalidii genome contains a region encoding:
- the typA gene encoding translational GTPase TypA: protein MADIRNIAIIAHVDHGKTTLVDKIMYHCQLFRENENTGDLILDNNDLERERGITITSKNVSVTYKSTKINIIDTPGHADFGGEVERVLNMADGVLLLVDAFEGPMPQTRFVLQKAIDLKLKPCVVINKVDKENCTPEEVHEKVFDLMFELGAEEWQLDFPTVYGSAKNNWMSEDWKNETDNIEPLLDMVIAHIPEPKVSEGTPQMLITSLDFSSFTGRIAIGRLQRGTLTEGMQVSLVKRDGSISRSRIKELHIFEGLGRKKVAEVNAGDICAIVGLEGFEIGDTIADLENPEALTSIAIDEPTMSMLFTINDSPFFGKEGKYVTSRHIKERLAKELEKNLALRVEETENADKFMVYGRGVLHLSVLIETMRREGYELQIGQPQVIIKEIDGVKCEPVEELTIDLPENLSGKAVEFVSLRKGEMLSMEPKGERMVCVFHIPSRGIIGLRNQLLTATAGEAIMSHRFIEYQPYKGDIPGRNNGSLISMEKGKAIPYSIDKLQDRGKFFIDPNEDIYEGQVIGENSRSDDMTVNVTKTKKLSNVRSSGADEKAKIVPAIKFSLEEALEYIQKDEYVEVTPKSLRLRKIYLTENERKRHKIA from the coding sequence ATGGCGGATATCAGAAATATAGCAATCATAGCCCACGTGGACCACGGAAAGACCACGCTGGTGGACAAAATAATGTACCATTGCCAGCTATTCCGGGAAAATGAAAACACGGGCGACCTGATCCTGGACAATAACGACCTGGAACGCGAAAGGGGGATTACCATAACCTCCAAAAACGTTTCGGTGACCTATAAGAGCACCAAGATCAACATCATTGACACTCCCGGGCACGCCGATTTCGGTGGTGAAGTAGAACGGGTGCTGAACATGGCCGACGGGGTTTTGCTGTTGGTAGACGCTTTTGAAGGCCCCATGCCGCAAACACGTTTTGTGCTGCAAAAGGCCATCGACCTGAAACTGAAACCGTGCGTGGTTATCAACAAGGTGGACAAGGAGAACTGTACGCCCGAGGAAGTCCATGAAAAAGTATTTGACCTGATGTTTGAACTGGGAGCGGAAGAATGGCAACTGGATTTCCCTACGGTCTACGGATCGGCCAAGAACAACTGGATGTCGGAAGACTGGAAAAACGAAACAGACAATATTGAGCCGCTTCTGGACATGGTGATAGCACACATCCCCGAACCGAAAGTATCGGAAGGGACACCGCAAATGCTCATCACTTCCCTTGACTTTTCCAGTTTTACCGGGCGTATTGCCATAGGCAGGCTGCAACGCGGCACACTGACCGAAGGCATGCAGGTATCGCTGGTAAAAAGGGACGGGAGCATATCGAGATCAAGAATAAAGGAATTGCATATTTTTGAAGGGCTGGGCCGGAAAAAAGTGGCCGAGGTCAATGCCGGTGATATCTGTGCCATTGTAGGCCTGGAAGGCTTTGAAATAGGCGATACCATTGCCGACCTGGAAAACCCGGAAGCCCTGACCTCCATTGCCATAGACGAGCCTACCATGAGTATGCTCTTCACCATCAACGATTCCCCGTTCTTCGGCAAGGAAGGTAAATATGTGACTTCCCGCCATATCAAGGAACGGTTAGCAAAAGAACTGGAAAAAAACCTGGCACTGCGGGTGGAAGAAACCGAAAATGCCGACAAATTCATGGTTTACGGACGCGGGGTACTGCACCTTTCCGTTCTCATAGAAACCATGCGTCGTGAAGGTTATGAACTCCAGATCGGGCAACCCCAGGTGATCATCAAGGAGATAGACGGTGTAAAATGCGAACCTGTGGAGGAGCTGACCATCGACCTGCCGGAAAACCTGTCGGGAAAAGCGGTGGAATTCGTAAGCCTGCGCAAAGGTGAAATGCTGAGTATGGAGCCCAAGGGAGAACGCATGGTTTGTGTGTTCCATATCCCGTCGAGGGGAATCATCGGGCTGCGAAACCAGTTGCTCACGGCTACAGCAGGTGAGGCTATCATGTCGCACCGCTTTATAGAATATCAACCCTACAAAGGAGATATCCCGGGAAGGAACAACGGTTCGCTCATATCAATGGAAAAAGGAAAAGCCATTCCTTATTCTATCGACAAGTTGCAGGACAGGGGCAAGTTCTTTATCGATCCCAATGAGGATATCTACGAAGGCCAGGTGATCGGGGAAAACTCCAGGAGCGACGATATGACCGTGAACGTAACCAAGACCAAAAAACTCTCCAATGTCCGTTCCTCGGGAGCCGACGAAAAGGCGAAGATCGTACCGGCCATAAAATTCTCACTCGAAGAAGCACTGGAATACATCCAGAAAGACGAATATGTTGAGGTAACGCCCAAAAGTTTGAGGTTACGGAAGATATACCTTACCGAAAACGAAAGGAAGCGTCATAAAATAGCTTAG
- a CDS encoding ABC transporter permease, with translation MHKLPLIIKREYLAKVRNRSFIVMTILSPLLVVGMAALVFFLTKANNDEKKVVAVLNEGNFFRAQFQDNASMSFIKFDEMSVEAAKDSAQHAAYYGLLYIPEGGDIETVAENIEFFCRESPGLGTLSSMESEIRKQVREVKLQNFGVPDKVLKEMAKGYEINVENYTGEKKLRGINEMKAFIGGAFGYLIMMFIIIYGAFVMRSVIEEKTSRIIEVIISSVKPFQLMLGKIIGTSLAGITQFMIWTVSAGLLLFLLAGFLGVSIGELGGGSRIPPEAVDAVNNMSGGMQEKIQLYLVELLNISWGLLLFSFVVYFILGYLIYSSIYAAIGAAVDNETDTQQFMFPVILPLMLAIYVGFFSVFSNPHGPIAVGFSLFPLTSPIVMLMRLPGGVGPGGVPLWQFITSIALLIATFLCIVWLAAKIYRVGILMYGKKPSYKELYKWLKYS, from the coding sequence ATGCATAAACTGCCGTTGATCATAAAAAGGGAATACCTGGCCAAAGTGCGCAACAGGTCTTTTATAGTGATGACCATCCTGAGCCCGTTACTGGTAGTGGGAATGGCAGCGCTGGTGTTCTTTCTTACCAAAGCCAATAATGACGAGAAAAAAGTCGTGGCCGTATTGAACGAGGGAAATTTTTTCCGGGCCCAGTTTCAGGACAATGCTTCCATGTCTTTTATAAAGTTTGACGAAATGTCGGTAGAAGCGGCCAAGGATTCCGCGCAACATGCCGCATACTATGGCCTGCTCTACATCCCGGAAGGGGGCGATATAGAGACCGTAGCCGAAAACATCGAGTTTTTTTGCAGGGAATCCCCGGGGCTCGGGACCCTTTCGTCTATGGAAAGTGAGATACGCAAGCAGGTCAGGGAGGTGAAACTTCAGAATTTCGGGGTGCCCGACAAGGTCCTGAAAGAGATGGCAAAAGGTTATGAGATCAACGTAGAGAACTATACGGGCGAGAAAAAATTACGCGGCATCAATGAAATGAAAGCCTTTATAGGTGGTGCTTTCGGGTATCTTATCATGATGTTCATTATCATTTACGGTGCTTTTGTGATGCGCAGTGTCATCGAGGAAAAGACCAGCAGGATCATAGAGGTGATCATTTCTTCGGTAAAACCCTTTCAGCTTATGCTGGGAAAAATTATAGGGACTTCCCTGGCCGGGATCACCCAGTTTATGATCTGGACGGTTTCGGCAGGCTTGTTACTGTTCCTGCTTGCCGGTTTTCTCGGGGTCAGTATAGGGGAGTTGGGCGGAGGTTCCAGGATTCCCCCCGAAGCTGTGGATGCCGTAAACAATATGTCCGGAGGAATGCAGGAAAAAATACAACTTTATCTGGTTGAATTGTTAAATATATCCTGGGGACTGTTGTTGTTTTCCTTTGTGGTGTATTTTATACTGGGATATCTTATTTACAGCTCTATTTATGCGGCCATAGGTGCTGCGGTAGACAACGAGACCGATACGCAGCAATTTATGTTCCCGGTAATATTACCGTTGATGCTGGCCATATACGTCGGTTTCTTCTCGGTGTTCAGCAACCCCCACGGACCGATAGCAGTAGGGTTTTCACTGTTCCCCTTAACATCTCCCATTGTAATGCTTATGCGTTTGCCCGGCGGTGTAGGCCCCGGAGGAGTGCCGCTGTGGCAGTTTATCACTTCCATAGCATTGCTTATAGCCACCTTTTTGTGTATTGTATGGCTGGCGGCCAAGATATACCGGGTGGGCATACTCATGTACGGTAAGAAACCAAGTTATAAAGAATTGTATAAATGGTTGAAATATAGTTGA
- a CDS encoding uracil-DNA glycosylase family protein, giving the protein MFTHKHPFPPFIPEGATRLIVGTLPPPRFSTGKLKKGDVEFCYGSIDGQLWTILDRIFDLDLKFETTPEAVAQRKAFLREQKIGICDIVESCEREKIDASDLGMLNVKYRDLIGYLKEHPEVHTLLFTGGNSKNGPEYFFRRHLKTHNMKLEVISDEVPRIHRFTLPHSANGRAIRNIKTVSLTAPSGSANRAVGSIPFYKEMKRKNPDFTTVDFRVMQYEQFFKE; this is encoded by the coding sequence TTGTTTACGCATAAACATCCATTCCCGCCGTTCATACCCGAAGGGGCCACGAGGCTTATTGTCGGGACATTGCCCCCGCCCAGGTTTTCCACCGGAAAGCTGAAAAAAGGAGATGTGGAATTTTGTTACGGCAGTATTGACGGCCAGCTCTGGACCATCCTGGACAGGATTTTTGACCTGGACCTGAAATTCGAGACTACTCCCGAAGCCGTTGCACAGCGCAAGGCGTTTTTGAGGGAACAAAAGATCGGGATCTGTGACATCGTGGAAAGTTGTGAACGGGAAAAAATAGACGCTTCCGACCTGGGGATGCTGAATGTAAAATACAGGGACCTGATCGGTTACCTTAAAGAACATCCCGAAGTGCATACGCTTCTGTTTACCGGGGGAAACAGTAAGAACGGCCCCGAATATTTTTTCAGGAGGCATCTCAAAACACATAACATGAAGCTGGAAGTGATCTCCGATGAGGTACCGCGTATACACCGTTTTACATTGCCGCACTCCGCAAACGGCAGGGCGATCAGGAATATAAAAACGGTTTCATTGACGGCGCCTTCCGGTTCGGCCAACAGGGCTGTGGGGAGTATTCCCTTTTATAAGGAGATGAAGCGGAAAAACCCGGATTTTACGACCGTAGATTTCAGGGTGATGCAGTATGAGCAATTTTTTAAGGAATAA
- a CDS encoding sigma-54-dependent transcriptional regulator codes for MPKILVIEDEVAIRRVLIKILTEENKEYEVDEAEDGLAGIEMIRKEDYDLVLCDIKMPKMDGVEVLEASAKVKPDAPFVMISGHGDLDTAVHTMKLGAYDYISKPPDLNRLLNTVRNALDKKELVSENKRLKKKVSKHFEMIGESEAISRIKEMIEKVAPTDARVLITGANGTGKELVAHWLHEKSDRSKAPMVEVNCAAIPSELIESELFGHVKGAFTSAVKDRAGKFETANKGTIFLDEIGDMSLSAQAKVLRALQENRISRVGSDKDIKVDVRVIAATNKDLKAEIEKGKFREDLYHRLAVIIINVPALNDRREDIPLLIEHFAEKVAGEQGVQQKRFSKVAIKLLQEYDWTGNIRELRNVVERLTILGGDEVSEGDVELFASK; via the coding sequence ATGCCAAAGATTTTAGTAATAGAAGATGAAGTTGCCATACGAAGGGTATTGATAAAGATACTAACGGAGGAAAACAAGGAATACGAGGTGGATGAAGCCGAAGACGGCCTTGCCGGGATAGAAATGATCAGGAAAGAAGACTATGACCTGGTGCTTTGCGATATCAAGATGCCGAAAATGGATGGCGTGGAAGTGCTTGAGGCTTCGGCCAAGGTGAAGCCCGATGCACCTTTCGTGATGATATCCGGACACGGCGACCTGGATACGGCCGTGCACACCATGAAGCTCGGGGCCTATGATTACATTTCCAAACCGCCGGATTTGAACAGGCTGCTCAATACCGTAAGAAACGCCCTGGACAAGAAAGAGCTGGTCAGCGAAAATAAACGTCTCAAGAAGAAAGTCAGCAAGCATTTTGAAATGATCGGGGAAAGTGAGGCCATTTCCCGGATAAAAGAGATGATCGAAAAAGTGGCCCCTACCGATGCACGTGTATTGATAACCGGCGCTAACGGAACAGGCAAGGAACTGGTGGCACACTGGTTGCATGAGAAGAGCGACCGTTCCAAGGCACCTATGGTGGAGGTCAACTGCGCAGCCATCCCTTCCGAGTTGATTGAGAGCGAATTGTTCGGGCATGTCAAGGGAGCATTTACTTCAGCGGTGAAGGACAGGGCCGGGAAATTCGAAACTGCGAACAAAGGAACGATTTTTCTGGATGAAATAGGAGATATGAGCCTGTCGGCACAGGCCAAGGTGTTGCGCGCATTACAGGAAAACAGGATATCTAGGGTAGGAAGCGATAAGGACATCAAGGTGGATGTCCGTGTTATAGCGGCAACCAACAAAGACCTGAAAGCGGAAATTGAAAAGGGGAAATTCCGGGAAGACCTCTACCACAGGCTTGCCGTTATTATCATTAACGTACCTGCATTAAATGACCGGAGAGAAGACATACCGTTACTCATAGAACACTTTGCCGAAAAAGTGGCGGGGGAACAGGGCGTGCAGCAAAAACGGTTTTCCAAAGTCGCCATAAAGTTATTACAGGAATACGACTGGACGGGAAATATACGTGAACTCCGCAATGTGGTGGAACGGCTCACCATTCTCGGAGGGGATGAGGTCAGCGAAGGCGATGTGGAACTCTTTGCAAGTAAGTAA
- a CDS encoding ABC transporter ATP-binding protein → MSNLLEVNDVSKKYGQYTALDNVSLKVPGGSIFGLLGPNGAGKTTLIRIVNQITYPDKGTVTFDGEPLRSGHITDIGYLPEERGLYKSMKVGEQALYLAQLKGLSRKEARERLKYWFDRLDIGDWWNKKIQELSKGMAQKIQFVVTVLHRPKLLIFDEPFSGFDPINANIIKDEILHLRDKGATVIFSTHRMESVEELCDDIALINQSKKLLDGKLADIKRQYRSNTFEVGLDTENKEELRLLLQDRFTVSEASFKSLSDELKLRVQLQNGHSPNDLLEYLVSRATVNHFVEVIPSVNDIFIQTVKDSDRNA, encoded by the coding sequence ATGAGTAATCTGCTGGAAGTAAATGATGTTTCCAAAAAATACGGACAGTACACCGCGCTGGACAATGTTTCACTGAAAGTGCCCGGGGGCAGTATTTTCGGTTTGCTGGGACCCAACGGGGCGGGAAAAACAACCCTGATACGTATTGTCAACCAGATTACCTATCCCGATAAAGGAACGGTCACATTCGATGGAGAACCGCTTCGGTCCGGTCATATCACCGACATTGGTTACCTTCCGGAGGAACGGGGGCTGTATAAAAGCATGAAAGTGGGGGAGCAGGCCCTCTACCTGGCGCAACTGAAAGGACTGTCACGGAAAGAGGCCCGGGAACGTTTGAAATACTGGTTTGACCGGCTGGATATCGGTGACTGGTGGAACAAAAAGATACAGGAACTGTCCAAAGGGATGGCACAGAAGATACAGTTTGTGGTTACCGTGCTGCACCGCCCCAAACTGCTTATTTTTGATGAACCTTTCAGCGGGTTTGACCCCATCAATGCGAACATCATTAAAGACGAAATATTACACCTTAGGGATAAAGGGGCCACTGTTATCTTTTCCACACACCGGATGGAATCGGTAGAGGAGCTTTGCGATGACATTGCCCTGATCAACCAATCGAAAAAACTGCTCGACGGAAAGCTGGCGGATATAAAACGACAGTATCGCAGCAATACTTTTGAAGTTGGCCTGGATACGGAAAACAAGGAAGAGTTGCGATTGTTGTTACAGGACCGGTTTACCGTGTCGGAAGCCAGTTTTAAATCGCTTTCCGACGAACTCAAATTAAGGGTACAGCTACAAAACGGGCATTCGCCCAACGACCTTTTGGAATACCTGGTGTCCAGGGCTACCGTCAATCATTTTGTAGAGGTCATCCCCAGTGTAAACGATATTTTTATTCAAACCGTAAAAGATAGTGACCGCAATGCATAA
- a CDS encoding uroporphyrinogen decarboxylase, translated as MELFGISITEWIGYAASLGVLLSFLMRDITTLRTVNSIGCFLFVIYGVMLPSIPVIITNLAILGVNIYFIFFKRKKQ; from the coding sequence ATGGAACTATTTGGTATCTCCATAACGGAATGGATTGGTTATGCCGCCTCTCTGGGGGTGTTGCTTTCTTTCCTTATGCGGGATATCACAACACTGAGAACCGTGAATTCCATCGGTTGTTTTCTCTTCGTGATATACGGTGTCATGCTCCCTTCCATCCCGGTAATCATTACCAACCTTGCTATTCTCGGTGTGAACATCTATTTTATTTTTTTCAAGCGTAAAAAACAATAA
- the yaaA gene encoding peroxide stress protein YaaA, which produces MKIVISPAKSLDYESELPVKRYSEPSFLKQAERLNKILKKKSPKSLSKLMGISDNLAQLNWQRNQDWSLPFSPENARPAVYAFNGDVYEGLDAYTIPEAKLDQLQDSLRILSGLYGVLKPLDLIQPYRLEMGTSLKVGVKKNLYEFWKKTLTKALNEELEKDELFINLASNEYFKAVDTRSLKVPVITPQFKDWKNDQLKVISFFAKKARGLMVRYILDTGAETVEDLKGFDYEGYSFSEEHSVKKNELVFVR; this is translated from the coding sequence ATGAAGATTGTAATATCACCGGCAAAATCATTGGATTACGAATCCGAACTGCCCGTAAAAAGGTATTCCGAACCCTCGTTTTTAAAACAGGCGGAGCGACTGAACAAAATACTGAAAAAGAAGTCGCCTAAAAGTCTGTCGAAATTAATGGGGATCTCCGATAACCTGGCGCAGCTCAACTGGCAGCGCAATCAGGACTGGAGCCTGCCTTTCTCCCCGGAGAATGCCCGTCCGGCCGTGTACGCCTTTAACGGGGATGTTTACGAAGGCCTGGACGCCTATACCATTCCGGAGGCAAAGCTGGACCAGTTACAGGATTCCCTGCGGATTTTATCCGGGCTCTACGGAGTACTGAAGCCGCTGGACCTGATCCAGCCTTACAGGTTGGAAATGGGGACATCACTCAAAGTGGGCGTAAAGAAAAACCTGTATGAGTTCTGGAAAAAAACATTGACCAAAGCCCTGAATGAGGAACTCGAAAAGGACGAGCTCTTCATCAACCTTGCCAGTAACGAGTATTTCAAGGCAGTAGATACCAGGTCGTTGAAAGTCCCGGTCATTACCCCGCAGTTCAAGGACTGGAAGAACGATCAGCTGAAGGTTATCAGTTTCTTTGCCAAGAAGGCCAGGGGACTTATGGTGCGTTATATTCTCGATACCGGGGCAGAAACCGTGGAAGACCTCAAAGGGTTTGATTATGAAGGGTACAGCTTTAGCGAAGAACATTCGGTGAAGAAAAACGAACTGGTTTTTGTAAGATAG
- a CDS encoding mechanosensitive ion channel family protein has translation MKDIIDFIKNILAYKIYSPEDSKVDITVGVLIAVIIAIIATNFILKLTRKLITRKMADGDKNKFTSIFLFAKYITYVLVIIFTLDASGINITVFLAPFAALAVGLGFALQQLFQDIMSGILIITDKSLHVGDIVEVDDKVGRVTSIHLRTTRMETRGGKVLIVPNHKFMSDPLFNWTQNGNTVREEVNVGVAYGSDVELVKDILLKCASRHPGVLEFPEPFVLFENFGDSSLDFGVYFFLPDGFVALRVKSEIRFEIDKMFRENNVSIPFPQRDIHIIPND, from the coding sequence ATGAAAGATATAATAGATTTCATCAAAAACATTCTTGCCTATAAAATATATTCTCCTGAAGATAGTAAGGTAGATATAACCGTAGGGGTACTTATTGCTGTTATTATTGCTATTATCGCCACCAATTTTATCCTGAAACTGACAAGAAAGTTAATTACCAGGAAGATGGCCGACGGGGATAAGAATAAGTTTACAAGTATATTCCTGTTCGCAAAGTATATTACATATGTGCTGGTCATCATATTTACACTTGATGCCTCCGGGATTAATATCACCGTTTTCCTGGCACCGTTTGCCGCATTGGCCGTAGGTCTGGGTTTTGCCCTGCAACAGTTATTCCAGGACATTATGTCGGGCATACTTATTATAACCGACAAGTCGCTGCATGTCGGGGATATTGTGGAGGTAGACGATAAAGTGGGGCGGGTTACCAGCATCCACCTGCGCACCACGCGTATGGAAACCCGTGGCGGGAAAGTGCTGATCGTCCCTAATCATAAATTTATGTCCGATCCGTTGTTTAACTGGACACAGAACGGAAATACGGTAAGGGAAGAAGTGAACGTAGGGGTGGCCTACGGGTCTGATGTAGAGCTGGTCAAGGATATTCTGCTGAAATGCGCTTCCCGTCATCCCGGCGTGCTGGAATTTCCCGAGCCTTTTGTGCTCTTTGAGAATTTCGGTGATTCCTCCCTGGACTTCGGGGTCTATTTTTTCCTTCCCGATGGTTTTGTCGCGCTCAGGGTAAAAAGTGAAATACGCTTCGAAATCGATAAGATGTTCAGGGAAAACAATGTGTCCATACCGTTCCCGCAAAGAGATATACACATTATTCCGAACGATTGA